From the Candidatus Neomarinimicrobiota bacterium genome, the window TTGTCTTGAAAACGGAGGACAGAGGTGAATCGTGGGCAGTCATCAGTCCTGATCTTACCCTAAACAAAAAGGAAAATCTCGGCAAAGGGGGCGCGCCTATTACAAACGAAGCGGCCGGCGGCGAGATCTACCACACCATCCTTTATCTCGAGCTTTCTACCCACGAAGAAGGAACAATCTGGGCAGGAAGCGATGACGGGCTGGTACATGTCACCAAAGACGGCGGAAAAACATGGAATAATGTGACCCCCAACGGCCTTAAGGAAGGGATGGTAAATGCCATCGATGTTTCCCCCCACGATCCCGCAACGGCCTACATTGCCTTCACACGGTATAAGTTTGCCGATTTTAAGCCCTATATATACAAAACAGACAATTACGGTAAAACCTGGAAAAAAATCATTAGAGGAATTTCTGATGACGCTTATGTAAGAGTGGTTCGGGAAGATCCAGTGAAAAAAGGTCTCCTTTATGCGGGTACGGAACTGGGACTATTTGTCTCTTTCGACGACGGTAAGGCGTGGCAGCGTTTTCAGTTGAATCTCCCCATCGTTCCCATTACGGACCTCACATTCAGAAACAATGACCTGGTAGCCTCCACTCTGGGTCGGGCTTTCTGGATCCTGGATGATCTTTCCCCACTTCAAAACCTGTCGGCCGATCTTGCGAAAAAGGAAGTCCATCTCTTTAGTCCCAAAGAAACACTTCTCATTTCTTACGGCGGAAGATCAGACGGCTCATCAGCTGGGAAAAATCCGCCCAGTGGCGTGGTGTTCCAATATCTTTTAGGTACTGAGAGTGATTCAACCACTTCTGTTAAGTTGAATATAGTAAACAGTCACGGCGACACTGTAAGGAGCTTTACCAATAAAGCCGGTGACCCGATACAAACCCGCTGGGGTATGCAACGGGCACCCGGTCTCAGCACCAAAAAAGGGATGAACCGATTTATCTGGAATATGCGGGTGGCTGACCTGACAAAAGTACCAAAACTGTTCACCTCCGGCTCCCCAGCTGGTTACCGGGTAGGACCGGGAAATTATACGGCTATTATTAACCTTGGAAAGAAGAACTCAGAAACATCTTTCAAAATTGCACCTGATCCGCGGAACGATCTCACCACCCGCTACGACCGGCAACAGGACATGCTGGAAGAACTATATGATACCACCAATGATCTGTATGGCTCTGTCAAATCACTCCGTTCCATTCGAGGTCAATTACAGGGCATCACGAAAAATATTAAGGGGATGGATGACACGGAGAAACTGGTGGAAGCCGGCAAAGCGGCGGTAAAGGCGCTTTCCGACTGGGAGGAATCCGTGGTCTCCCTGAAACTGGAAACATATCAGGATGTGGTCAACTTCGATAGCGGCCTGGATGCAGATCTGAAAGAGCTCATGTCCAAAATTGACGGATCGGGACCCGTTGTTTCAGAGGGGAGCAAAGACAGGTTTGACGACCTCATGAAACAGTGGAAAGAAAAACAATCAGAGTACAACGCCCTCGTATCAGACCAGGTTGGCCAGTTCAACAGGCTCTATCGTGATATGGATATACCAGCGGTAATAATCAAAGAAGATTAGTTATAATTAATCGGAATTGGACGGGGATTAAAAGAAAATAAACCACCGTCTGAGTTTTCTTTTGCACCGCTTATACTGGCTCTTATATATGGACGCGCGTTTATCCACCCTATTGGCGATTTGTATGAGCCCTTTTTTCTTCTTGTAGGTTCCCTTTCTGTAGCCGCCCCACCCTTCATGGTAGGCAAGGTAGAGCGCCTTAGCGTTAGACTTCGAAATCCCGAGCTTTTCATGGCTCTTAGCATTGAACCAGCCGACAAAGTCAACAGCATCGTCGAAGTCCGTTCTTTGTGAGAACATACCTCCTGCATCTTTTACATACTGTTCCCAAGTTCCATCAAGTACCTGGGCATAACCTTTAGCACTGCTTTTACGTTTCCATGGGATTACCCACAACAGCTTCCTTCGCTCCGCTTTAACCTTGCCCCTGTACGAAGACTCCTGATAGATGAAGGCCATGGTGACGCTGATGGGTACGCCCCATTTTTTTTCGGCGCGCCTGGCAGCTTTATACCAGCTTCTTTTTTCATTGAAGATTTCACAAATATTTTCAGGGGATTTGGGCGGTTGTACGGTACAACCTTGAAAAAGAAAAAGAATTATTAAACAATGGATTAATCGCTTAACCACAGTAGAGGTTAAACGATGGGAGGATCTCAAGCGTTCCACCCTTACAAGGGTATTTCTATCTTCCCTTCCAAATACTTCACTGCCTGTCCCTCAAGTAAAACCCGGTCCCCTTGCATTTTGCAAATCACCTCCCCTCCTCTTGCTGAGAGTTGCCTCGCCACAAGTTTCGACTTTCCTAAACGATCTACCCAGTAGGGCGTCATCTGGCAGTGGGCTGAACCAGTGACAGGATCTTCATCAATACCTGTTTGTGGGAAAAAACATCGGGACACGAAATCACAGTCGTCACCCGGCGCGGTAACGATAAGACCTCGCGATTTTAACCGGGCAAGTTTCCTGAAATCCGGTGCCAGCTTTTCAATCTGCAGCTGTGTAGAAACGACGGCCAGGTAATCAGTTCCTTTCATGACCAAGTCAGGTTCAAGCCCAAGACCTTCAGTTAACGGTTTGGGGACATCACAAGAGTCAGACGGTTCAGCAGGGAAATCCATAATATAACCGCTGCCTCCACATTTTACGGTAAGCGGACCACTTTTTGATTGGAATTCGATCGTTTCACCATCAAACCCAAGTTCACTGAAAACCACGTGCGCTGAGGCCAAGGTAGCATGGCCGCAAAGGGCCACCTCCACCACCGGGGTGAACCAGCGGATGTGATAGCCATTTCTATCAGGTACCAGATAGGCCGTTTCTGAAAGATTGTTCTCCAGGGCGATAGATAGAAGAACAGTGTCAGGTAACCACTCCTCAAGTGGTACAACGGCGGCGGGATTGCCCCGGAAAAGCTCGGAAGCGAATGCATCCACCTGATAGATGGGAAGCATCATAATGAATCCTCAGAAGATTAAAAACTGACCCGCTTTGTATCGCACTGACCGCGGGTTTCGGAATACTCGTATTCGATGCATTCTGAAGCGCTGTGGTAGAAGCACCGGACCTTCTCATCCTCCAGACACTCGTAAACGTATTCAACCGAGATATAGTCCTTTGAATGCACTTTCAAAGTGTCATCAGCAACACCATAGGGTGCTTCCGGAATGGCTCCCCTTCTTCCAAAACCGCCGCAGCTGTCGCAGCCACTGGATGTGACCACCACAATAAGCGCGACCATGGCTATGATACTAACCGGCAGCCTGAAGTTCTTTAGCAACTCTTTCAACCTCGTTCCAGACACGCCAGACGTTCCTGTAACAAATCTTCGCAATATCCTCATCGGAATACCCCCGCTTCAGCAGGTGAAAGATGAGATTAGGATAATAGGAGACATCCTTCAATTCATAAGGAAGACTGTCCCCTACACCATCAAAATCTGATCCAAAGGCCACATGGTCAATTCCCGCCAGTTTCACCACATGGTCAATATGGTCTGCCACATCAGTTACATCTGCGTAAGTAGGATTCTCGCGGCTCACTTCCCGGGCATATTGCATAAACTCTTCGTCGCCCATTTCGAGGCCATTTTCTTCAGCATAAGCCCGGACCTTTTCACGGTTTTTATTCGATTTGTCACGGGATTCCTCACTGAGAAAAGAGGAGCCGAAATTGATCTGGATAACACCACCATTAGCGGCCAGCGTCTCGATCATCTCGTCATTCATGTTCCTTTCAAAACCCGGCGTAAAAGCACGACAAGAGGAATGAGAAGCAATGGCTGGTGCCTTGGTAATTTTCATTACATCGTAAAAGGCGTTATCCGAAACGTGGGAAATGTCCACCATAATGCCCACCCGGTTCATCTCCGCAACTACCTGCCTGCCGAAATCACTAATCCCGCCCCAAGTGCTCGTGGTATCGTATGAAGAGTCGCAAATCTGGTTGTCTTTTCCGTGAGTAAGGGTAATGTACCGGACGCCCCGCCTGTGAAAGTGAGCCACATTGTTCAGGTCATCTTCAATGGGGGCACCGTTCTCCATCCCCATGGGGAGTGCGATCTTTCCTTCAGCCACAATTTTCTCAACCTCCGCTGGTGATGTCGCTACAGCAAATTTGTCAGGGTGATCCCCGGCAAGATTTTCCACCAGATCGATAAGAGAGTCAGCTTTTGATTTTGCACCACCTGTTTCCTGATACGATGACGGCACATAGATAGACATGAAAGGCGCATCCAGTCCCCCCTTCTTCGCTCGGACGAAATCAAAGTCGCCCCCTTGGGTCCTCACCGATATATCTTCCATCTTTCTCGCAAGACGATAAGGAATATCCACATGACCGTCCGTAATGATATGTTTGTGGGCTAGTTCATCAGCTTTCTTCCGGAGGGTTGCATCATTTGTGCATCCAGAGAAAATTATTCCTGCCGCAAATAAAAGAATCCATTGTTGTTTGATCATTCTCACCTTCCTCTTTGAATTAATCTGAGAATCTATAACCCCCGCCCCTTTCTGGGTCATTGTAAAATCTTATTTAATTTCTCCAATTCTTCAAATGTAAGATTCAGAATGGGGTAATCATTCCAGGTTTTGTAATCGTAGTGCCACCATTCTGCCTCATATACAGTGTACCCTTCTGACTCCATGGCCCACCGTAGGAGTTCCCTATGCCACCGCTGCCGGGAAGTACCACCCATGTAATCCGGAAAAGAGCGGTCGGTCATCTCATCATAGCCGCCCACCATTTCAACCACCTCTCCAGTGCTAAGATCATAAAGAGTGAGATCCACAGCGCATCCCCGGTTGTGTCGGGAGCCGTTGTCAGGATTGGCCACAAAGATCTTTTTATCATCGGGGGTGGCATCCCAGAACATTTTTGTCACATACCACGGCCGGTAGGAATCGTGGATAAGCAATCCGTAGCCATAGGTCTTCAGTTTTCTATGGGCCCGAACCAGTGCCTCTGCCGCCGGCCGCTGCATGTAAGCATGAGCCGACTGGTAAAAGACTGTACTCATAAAATTATTCGTAGTAGCATATCGGATATCGTATTTGACTGAGGCATCTAAACTTTCCAATTCTACCAGATCCGGTTCGTTCTTTTTCCGTTCGGCTGGAGGTGAAGCAGAAAGAGCGATCTCCCGCAGTTCATCCACTGGTTTCAAAAGTTCGATTCTGAATGTTTCGCCCTGTTCTACCCCAACATCTCTTCTATAGAAAATAGGGCCGTTCTCGATTTGAACCTGAGTGGCGATACCATCTCCATTTCGTTTAAACCTCAATTGTTCACCGTGATACATTCCTCCCGTTGAAGGAAAGGCAAACAGATCTTTCTCCACTTCTGTAAGAATGTCTTTTTCCATCCACTCAATAAGGGCCGTCAGTTTCCCGTGCTCTTCGTAGATATAAAGGATATTGTGGTCCCACCCGTATTCTCCTATTAAACCCCGCCACCCTTGTTGGACCGGTGTTGGTTTTGAGTATTCCAAACGATAGTAAACAGTTCCATCTATGATAACAGAACTACCATCTTCAGAATAGTCCAAACGGGCACCGTAACTGATCTTGTCATCAGTCACCAGCTTGCCATTATGCCGCCTTACTCTCGCCTGGATCCTGTCGTTTTCCATATATAGCGTGCCGTACCTTTTAATTAGTCTCAGATGTCTCCCGTTATCAGAAATAAAATGCCCTGCCAGCAATTCCACGGTTTCTTTATCTACAGGTCCTGTTTTGTCATAATGCGGAAGAGGTTTTCCCTTTTCAACGGCCAAGAGGCAATCGAGGGCATAAATAGCCAGCCGCCGTGTAATGGTGTTGGTCACATCCACTGAGGAAGTGACTGCTACCCCCAGTTCCACTTCCGGCAAAGCATAAAGCTGTGTGGAAAATCCGTACACTGCACCGCCGTGGCCCACCCGTTTGTAACCGGCCTGTTCTGAAAGTGAGAAGCCGATACCGAACCCTATGTTATGCTGCTGATCTTTCCCATCATTAAACTGGCTGGTGAGCATCAGCTTAAGTGTCTCCGCTTCGATCACCTGTCCGTTAGGTCCTGCACCACCGTTGAACAGTATTTTCATGAATTGACCCAGATCCACAACAGGTGCATACATGCTTCCGGCTGGAGACATGCCAAGTTCAAAAGTAGGCGCATGGAAAACTCTGCCATCATAAGACCACATGGTCGCGTCAGCTAGGCGATCAATGATATCAGGCAACGGTTCAAAAGCGCTGTGAGAAAGCCCCATGGGTAGAAGAACGTTTTTCCTTAAATAACTAGCGAACGGTTCATTCTTCAATCTCTCCAGCACATATCCCACCGTAGCAATGCCGCCGTTGGAATATTTAATCTTACTTTCAGGCTCATAGATTATATCAGAATCGATGATACTCTTTACTGTCGCCTCTAGGGTCGGTTCATCATCAGCAAAATAGTTCCCCACCAAGGGTTCCCTCAGGAGTCCTGATCGGTGAGACATAAGTTGTCGAAGAGTGATATCCTTGTCAAACCTGCTCCTAGGGCGAAACTCGGGAAGATAGTCGGTAATGGGGGCGTCCAGATCCACTTCCCCCCTCTCAACCAATTGCATGATTCCAATGTCCGTGAAAAGTTTCGAGACTGAACCGACTCGGTAAACAGTGTTAGCATCGGCTTTTGACGGTTTCCCCAAATCCTCATAACCGTAACCACGAGCCCAAAGAATTTCCTGATCATCCACCAGTACAATGGAGACGGCATTCAGCCCCTTATCACTCATCTCATAATTAACAGCATCCGTGAGCTTTGAAGACACTTCTCTGTATTCCCCGGACGCTCTGATATGACCTGGACGATTTTCACAGGACGAAAAAAGACCCAACAAGAGAAGAAAATAAAATTTGATGGAAACCTTACTGTTCATTGATTCTCCCGGTTTTCTAAGGAGTGGAATTACCACCATTATACATCAATACAAATGTTATGATTCGAGATGCCTCTTCCATGGTTTTAGCCGAAAACCGGATAGTATGTGAACCGGTTCTCTCAAACAGAGAAAGATAACTTAAAAGTTCCACCGGGCTGTAGTTTTTAAAGCCCAAGTCAACAGTTGCCGGGTTCTTTACCCTGTACGGTTTATATTTTTTTATATTCTTCACCGCCCTAGCAGCTTTCTCACGAATAAGATCATAAGCAGCTTCAGGTTGAAGAGTCTTTGCCGAATGCAAACTGAGGGCCCATTTCACCACCGCACCTTCCACGTTTCCAACAAGTGAACTGACCTCCTCCACAGCTGCGTCATCCCCAGATACCATGATAACTGGCACACCCAGTTCACCTGCAATGGCTGCGTTCCATGCACCTTCCGTGACAGGCGTTCCGTTGAGCTTAACGGATGTAAGACGGCCACTGGAAAAGGTATGAGCCCTCACACCGGTCAGGTTATCCGAACTGGCATGATATCCCAGAAATATGACACCGTCAAAAGAATCATCCAGCCCCCCAACCATGTCAAGAGGCCTTGGCCATGAACGGACAATCTTCACATCTTTGGGTAATTTATCGATAAGAAGGTTCTGGCCGTTTCCGTGGGAGTCGGCAACCAGTATCTCACCTGCCCCCGCGGAACGCGCCCCTTCGATGGCTGCATTCACTTCAGCCGTCATAAATTCACGGAATTGCTGGTACTCAAAACCCGAAGGTCCCATTTGTTCCCCCGTGACAGCACCAACCACACCTTCCATATCGGAAGAGATGTAGATTTTTGGGCCGTCTGCCGCCCAGGCTAAACTGATCAGTAACAATGTAATTAACTTTTTCATGATTTAACTCCCTTGATTAATGAAACAAATTTCCCGTTAATTCTTCTCCACAAATTCATAGTCTACTGGTGCGTGGAAGTCGTCAGGATTGAACGCCTCTTCCTCAATATTTAAAAGTTCAAAAAATGCTCTCATCTTCGGGTCGTCTTTATCTTCTTCAAATCCCATCAAGTTCATTTTGATTAGGGTGCCGGGGATCGGGTCAAGATCAAATTTATTTGAAGATGACATCACATTTGATATACCTGTGAATTCTTCTTCACGCACAGCCAACCCTATTTTCTCATTGATATTTCTCTGCATCTTTGTCGCCTTTTTTCTCAAAGGAAGATCTTCGGCCATCCACTCCTCAAATATCATTCTCCCATCATCACTGACAATTGAGGTAACCCATTTGTGGGCAATGATACCGTTAACTGTTTCTATCCCTTGATCTGTTCTCGAAACAACTGGCTCTTCCCTATCTTCATCATCGTCACCACCCATTGTAAAGGAGACTGACTTTCTATTAGATGAGTCCGGATTGACCCTCTCCTCTATTAAGTCCTCAAAGGTAGTGTACCAGTATTCTTCATCCTCATTATCATAAGATACCATGTACCCGTTGGACTGGTCAATAATGGATCCCTCAGAGCCACTCATCCATCTAAAGACAAACCTGTCTATGTTGGACTCCTCTTTTTCATGCACCATCCCATTGGCGACCACTGTTGTGGAAATCATTTCTACCTTACCGATAATTGGGACCTGAATCTTCATCGACTCCCGATAGCGAATTTGAGTGGTTGGCTGGGCTTGAAGGAAAGTCCACACCAGCATGAATAGTATATTTAAATATTGAATCTTCACGATAATTTTAGTTTAACATCAGCCGTTAAGATTTAGTAATCCTTACCGCCACTGACTTAAACCCTGGTGTCTTACTCTGGTCGTCCACAAGGTTAGGAATAAGCACATTCGCTTCAGGAAAGAACGCTGCAACGTTCCCTTTGGGAATATCGAACGCTTTTACCTTTACTTCGTTCATTTGTCCTGTTTGATTTTTTATGTGAACATGACCATTTTCCTGAACTCCTATGGAAGTCATATCGTCACCGCTCATCATGACAATCCACCGATCATCAGTCCCACGAAAAACATCCTCCTCTTCATAGATAATGGTGTTGAACTGCCCCTCACTTCGGACAGAAGAAAGAGTGAATTCTCCTTCTTCGCGTTTTAAATCGGGAATGGAAACTGTAGAGAATTTTGCTCTGCCATTCTCCGTGGCAAACAGGGGATCGTGGAATGTCCTGCCACCGATCTGGAACTCTTCTTTGGTCTTATCTATGGCACCTATTTTTTCAAACCCGGGAATTGTCTTGGCAATAGCTTCTCGAATGTGCCCGTGTTCTTTGAATCGAAGCCAGTCTACGGGATGATCTCCGAGGACAGAATGGGCAATTTCTGCAATAATATCCGATTCGGAACGGACATTGTCCAGCCGAACAATTCCACCATCACTCATTCTCACAAAGTTGAACATGGATTCCTGTGTGGTTGGCTGTTTCTCCTCGTCTCTAGCCGCCACTGGAAGAATAATACATTCTCCTTCAGTGGCGGTTACATGAGTCTTGTTGAGAGTTGTTGTCAGAAAAACCTTGAAAGGAATATTGTTCAACGACTGTTCAGCAAACCGAGAGTCAGGATTCGCAGAATACAGGTTACCTCCCTGTAAAAATGCCAGGTCTATATTTCCGTTCAAAGCCGACTGCATGCACTGCATTGTGTCCATTCCCGGTGCCTCGGGCATCACCACACCCAGTTCCAACTCTAGCTTTTCCATGACACTGCTTTTCAGCGCTGGGGTGACACCCATGGAACCCAATCCCTGAACATTGGAGTGCCCTCGAAGTGGCAAAAGACCAGCGTGTGGTTTGCCAATCATGCCCCGAAGCAGGGCCAGGTTCACAATGGATTGAACATTCCCAACACCAAATTCATGATGGGTAATCCCCATGGCCCAGGAAAAAATAACCTTCTCTGCTTTGACGTATTGTTCCGCCAGTTCCTCAATGATTTTCCTCTCTACGCCTGATGAATCGGATATTTCTTTCCAAGAAACAGTTTCCAGCTCCTGCTGGAATTCCTCGAATCTATCTGTATAATTCGCCACAAATTCATCATTCACCCAACTCCGTTCCACCACAGCTTTTGCAACCCCTTTCAAGAGGGAAATATCTCCGCCGATATTTGGCTGAATATATTTGGAGGCGATTTCACAATCCCCCAGCATCATAGCCCGCCAGTCGCTGGGTACCCTAAACTTTACAAGGCCCGGCTCTTTCAGAGGATTGATGACGATCACCTTCCCACCTCGACGACGACATTGGAGAAGTTCTTTCATGAACCGGGGATGATTGGAAGAAGGGTTCGCTCCAATAAGCCAGATCATTTCAGTGTGTTTCACATCGTCCAGCACAACGCTGGCTGTTCCTGAGCCGATGGTTTTCGCTAAACCCACACCTGACGCCTGATGACAATAGTAGGAGCAGTTGTTTACATTGTTGGTACCAAAAACCCGGGCAAAGATCTGAAGGAGAAAGGCTGCCTCGTTAGAGGAACGGCCTGAACTGTAAAAGAAAGTTCTGTGGGGTGACAGCAACTTTAAACGTTCACTGATCCTGGATAAAGCCTCATCCCAGGTCACTGTCAGAAAATGATTGTGCTCCGGCGTTTTCAAAAGGGGAGAATTGAGCCGGCCAAGACGTTCCAGCTCCCGGGGCAATTTCTGCCTCAAATCACTCAGAGGCAATGTGAGGAGTTCTTCAGGAATGGCAGGCTGAATGTCGGTAAGCTGCGCCTGAAGGCTCTTTTTGCAAACTTCAATATAGTTGCCCGCTTCATTACGCATGCCTCCCTTCTGACCACCCATACCATAAGCGCAGGTTTTGCAGGTATTCTTGGAGGTGGCTGATTTAAAGAACTTCCGAAAGCCAACTTCTTTCCCCACTTTCAGGGAGTATCCAACTGATCCAAATCCTGAAACGGCCTTGCTCACTAATCCCACTTTTCCAGGTTATCGTAGAAAGACATCATAGTTCATTATCTGATAGATAGGAATATCTCACGTAGAGAGGATCAATTCAACCTGTTTTCAGTAAGGTCTGTTCGTAATTTATACGGCGTTACGGTTTGACTCTAATCTGAGAGTTTCCGACAAATGAGAGCAGTACTGTTCGAAACCTTTGGAGAACGTCCCTCACTTCACGACGTCTCCGATCCTCATCTAACAGATGATGGTGTTATCATCCAGGTTAAAGCCAACGGCATCTGCAGAAGTGACTGGCACGGGTGGATGGGCCATGATCCTGCCATCGCCAATCTTCCCCATGTCCTTGGCCATGAACTGGCCGGTGTTATAGAATCTGTGGGAAACAATGTGAGCACCTGGAAAAAAGGTGATCGGGTCACTGTCCCTTTCAGCGGCGGATGTGGTTACTGTCCACAGTGTAAAGATGGTTTTTCCAATATTTGCGACAACGATTTTCAGCCCGGCTTTACTGCCTGGGGTGCATACGCTGAACTGGTGGCCATACGATACGCCGAATGGAACCTGGTCCGCCTACCGGACGATATGAACTTTGTGGGGGCTGCCACTCTCGGGTGCCGCTTTGCAACCGCATTCAGAGGCGTTTTGGACCAAGGCAAAATATCAAAAGGGAACTGGGTTGTGGTTCACGGGTGCGGTGGTGTGGGGTTGTCAGCCATCATGATCGCCTCGGCAATAGGCGCAAGAATTGTGGCTGTGGACATAACCGATGCCAAACTTGAGCTCGCGAGATCGGCCGGTGCACAGCACACTGTTAACATCACTGAAACAGAAACTATGGTTGAAAAAGTGTGTGAAATAACAGGCGGCGGTGCTCATGTCTCCATCGATGCCGTCGGCAACTCACGTGTGAGCCGAAACTCCATCAATTGCCTCAGGAAGCGGGGTCGTCATGTTCAGATCGGCCTGACTGTCGGAAGGGACAGTGTGGTAGGTGTTCCCATGGACAAAGTGATCGCTCGGGAGCTGAAGATTGTAGGAAGCCATGGCATTCAGGCGTTTCGATACAAAGATATGCTCGAATGGATCAGAGATAAAAAAATCGATTTAAATAGTCTTGTGAGCCGAACCGTCTCCCTGGAAGAATCGATTGATGTGCTGGTGGGAATGGAGAATTTCGATGGCGAAGGCGTTACGGTCATTGACCGGTTTTGAAGTTGATGAAATAATAACCGGATTATAAGTATAATGTTATACTTTAATAAAATATCCTATATAATTTATTAATTGAGTTAAGGGAGATTATTCTCAAGATATTTGAGCATCTTTTTCTGCTGGCTCAGCCACCCCAGCCGGACTTCTATATTCACATACCTTATCCCTTTATGTCCCATGAGCCTGGAAAGGGAGCCGTCATCGAGATCGTCATCATTTGACTGCAGCACCACATTGTAGGGCGACTTGGCCAATATCTCATAATCAGTTCGGTCGGTGCAAAGAAAAAAATCCTGACGCTTCTGACTCGGCTTGACGGAATAGACAGCTGCATTCTCAATCTCTGAATCGATGGAGTATCCGCGAAAGTTGTTGTGCAATGCTATCACCAGACCCCCTTCTGGCGGGAGTAGTTTTTTCAAAAAAGTCTCCCTCTCCCCATCCAGCATCTCAGCAATTACCCTTCGTTTATTCTTTGACACTTCCGGGTGGTACTTAAGCAATGACTTCTTTGTCCCTTCCGTGGAAAAGATCCGGTTCGGATCCAGCCTAACACCGTTCACAAGGACGACACGGTCATCGTTATTAATAATAAATGCCGTCCCTTTGTAGCGCTTAATATGATACTGGAGCGCCATCTCCGCTGTCTTCTCATCTCCGTGAAGCCAGATATAACGGCGGTTCGATTCGCCGTTTTTCACAGCTGTGAACTTAATAGTGCCATAGCTCAGTGTCGTCCGGACTGTCGCATCATCCGCACTTAGAAGTGTA encodes:
- a CDS encoding alcohol dehydrogenase, with amino-acid sequence MRAVLFETFGERPSLHDVSDPHLTDDGVIIQVKANGICRSDWHGWMGHDPAIANLPHVLGHELAGVIESVGNNVSTWKKGDRVTVPFSGGCGYCPQCKDGFSNICDNDFQPGFTAWGAYAELVAIRYAEWNLVRLPDDMNFVGAATLGCRFATAFRGVLDQGKISKGNWVVVHGCGGVGLSAIMIASAIGARIVAVDITDAKLELARSAGAQHTVNITETETMVEKVCEITGGGAHVSIDAVGNSRVSRNSINCLRKRGRHVQIGLTVGRDSVVGVPMDKVIARELKIVGSHGIQAFRYKDMLEWIRDKKIDLNSLVSRTVSLEESIDVLVGMENFDGEGVTVIDRF
- a CDS encoding FdhF/YdeP family oxidoreductase, with product MSKAVSGFGSVGYSLKVGKEVGFRKFFKSATSKNTCKTCAYGMGGQKGGMRNEAGNYIEVCKKSLQAQLTDIQPAIPEELLTLPLSDLRQKLPRELERLGRLNSPLLKTPEHNHFLTVTWDEALSRISERLKLLSPHRTFFYSSGRSSNEAAFLLQIFARVFGTNNVNNCSYYCHQASGVGLAKTIGSGTASVVLDDVKHTEMIWLIGANPSSNHPRFMKELLQCRRRGGKVIVINPLKEPGLVKFRVPSDWRAMMLGDCEIASKYIQPNIGGDISLLKGVAKAVVERSWVNDEFVANYTDRFEEFQQELETVSWKEISDSSGVERKIIEELAEQYVKAEKVIFSWAMGITHHEFGVGNVQSIVNLALLRGMIGKPHAGLLPLRGHSNVQGLGSMGVTPALKSSVMEKLELELGVVMPEAPGMDTMQCMQSALNGNIDLAFLQGGNLYSANPDSRFAEQSLNNIPFKVFLTTTLNKTHVTATEGECIILPVAARDEEKQPTTQESMFNFVRMSDGGIVRLDNVRSESDIIAEIAHSVLGDHPVDWLRFKEHGHIREAIAKTIPGFEKIGAIDKTKEEFQIGGRTFHDPLFATENGRAKFSTVSIPDLKREEGEFTLSSVRSEGQFNTIIYEEEDVFRGTDDRWIVMMSGDDMTSIGVQENGHVHIKNQTGQMNEVKVKAFDIPKGNVAAFFPEANVLIPNLVDDQSKTPGFKSVAVRITKS